In a single window of the Metopolophium dirhodum isolate CAU chromosome 2, ASM1992520v1, whole genome shotgun sequence genome:
- the LOC132938794 gene encoding tigger transposable element-derived protein 4-like, with amino-acid sequence MASKRKVLCVDQKVALISAIEKGEKKSDVGKRFGFSPSTVATIWKNKDKILHAETEGSSCNKIRKPKFEDLDQAMLTWFHKQRCNNVPISGPVFKTKAEHFAQQLGIIDFKASEGWLGKFKQRHNITYGKISGEALNVDLNVTNSWLINVWPKLNEKYTPDNIFNADETGIFYKMTPDKTLKFKGEKCVGGKLSKERITAFVAANMSGTEKRKIMVIGKSKNPRCFKNIKRLPVTYKANKSAWMTSILFEEEIRKWDAELKGRKFCYSWIIVLLIPIYLIL; translated from the coding sequence ATGGCAAGTAAAAGAAAAGTACTGTGTGTTGATCAAAAAGTCGCTTTAATAAGTGCGATTGAAAAAGGTGAAAAAAAAAGTGATGTTGGGAAACGTTTTGGATTCAGCCCATCTACTGTCGCTACTATCTGGAAGAATAAGGATAAAATATTGCATGCTGAAACAGAAGGAAGTTCTTGTAACAAAATAAGGAAACCGAAATTTGAAGACTTGGACCAGGCCATGTTAACATGGTTCCATAAACAACGttgtaataatgtacctatatctgggcctgtttttaaaactaaagcTGAACATTTTGCTCAACAACTTGGTATTATAGATTTCAAGGCCTCGGAAGGATGGCTTGGAAAATTTAAACAACGTCACAATATTACCTATGGGAAAATAAGCGGAGAAGCACTAAATGTCGACTTGAATGTTACTAACAGCTGGTTAATTAATGTGTGGCCAAAATTGAATGAAAAGTACACTccggataatatttttaatgctgaTGAGACaggtattttttacaaaatgaccccagataaaacattaaaattcaaaGGGGAAAAATGCGTGGGAGGTAAACTTTCTAAAGAACGTATCACTGCGTTTGTAGCAGCCAATATGAGTGGCACTGAAAAAAGAAAGATTATGGTAATAGGCAAATCAAAAAACCCgcgatgttttaaaaatattaaacggttGCCAGTCACTTATAAAGCAAATAAGTCAGCGTGGATGACATCAATACTTTTTGAAGAAGAAATAAGAAAATGGGATGCAGAATTAAAGGGGCGAAAATTTTGTTACTCGTGGATAATTGTCCTGCTCATCCCAATCTATCTAATCTTATGA
- the LOC132938793 gene encoding uncharacterized protein LOC132938793 yields MPELGTLKTRRGQLKAKLTRYINHLANVDKNVEINRTELRCRREKNEDVWQEFEQVQSAIELLLNYEENKETTNYRVEFEDAYYNAISLCDDLMYDRSNEQIENQGNADVRRNSNMLVPVPQVTASSGGGFCCNNSNAPIQLAAISLPTFSGIYNEWPTYYDIFGIMVHKNDRISDIQRFFHLRASLSGEAAQVIQGIETTAAANYSIAWESLIARYNNKKVLIQSHTRGLYELSVINEESKQLRKLIDKLNCHINALESLGENPRGWGSMLIHLITSKLDISTIKAWETIAPKDEIPLIQVLIQFLEKRFKIVEAVESVSQMNIKESSDSKGNKKINKGYPKEKTYYSFAATDMTKCYNCNLPHTIYKCPAFLALSVPDRINKVNALKLCKICMRPHNDKKCLGKKCFKCHKAHNTMLHLNASKDGEENKSNTMTAAGNDNSNTSRSDNETIPITAHSTVAATAAAPDKHVMLSTAVIKVYDKMGNAIHCRALLDSGSKNNFVTEYMAQTLQLGRNKIKSDISGIGQSMHTITSAVTVKIRSRTSDYEKTISCLILPRLTNDIPAQVIDPKRINVPDNIVLADNAYNKPQKIYMLLGNELFFDLMRPGQIKSTSAGPIIQETRLGWIIAGPIPKCKNNTDRGNITLLSEIVINNLEDQISKFWRLETVSNDKNNYTMEEKACQAYFNQTVRQGVDGKFIVKLPFKTEIKEIGNSYPAALRRTTTRLRVVFDASCKTDIGLSLNDALLKGPTIQEELITILARFRKHKFAFSADVSKMYRQIWVDPQQRSYQKIIWRANPEEPLRTYRLNTVTYGTVPASFLATGCLANLAEKEYYMFPDACDVIKSDFYMDDYLGGADTKDNALRLRNSLIEVMLRGGFPLRKLMSNSSELLADMPNIGNKSMTIMELENKITKILGLLWCPERDIFKYKIEITTLNDLPVTKRNILSQIASLFDLLGLVGPIVKRAKILMQKLWQLQCDWDKPVPIEVQKEWKGYVSSLNYLRELEIPRYLGTETDYEIQIHGFADASLLAYGACLYIRCSSNKNIHVTKLICAKSKIAPLKIISLPRLELCAAVILARLANKVLPKLKLNIKNKYFWTDSSITLAWITSPSSRWKTFVAHRVSEIQDMTRLNEWNHLEVIGPIQLEELRAAEIAVIKITQSYYWSKNGIMRVGGRLKNALYLDQCQRSPILIPQNSTIANIILQNEHEKLMHAGPQAMLANTRLKLRPVIVEPIIGNLPAERSGFRRSNHNQNQFEKKGSSD; encoded by the exons ATGCCCGAGTTAGGTACCTTGAAAACCCGTAGAGGCCAATTAAAGGCCAAGCTAACAAGGTATATAAATCACCTggcaaatgttgacaaaaatgttgaaataaatcGGACAGAATTGAGGTGCCGCCGGGAAAAGAACGAGGATGTTTGGCAAGAGTTTGAACAGGTACAAAGTGCAATCGAGCTGTTACTAAATTATgaagaaaataaagaaacaacGAACTACCGCGTGGAATTTGAggatgcatattataatgccaTTTCATTATGCGATGATTTAATGTACGACAGAAGTAATGAGCAAATCGAAAACCAAGGTAACGCCGACGTTAGGCGTAATAGTAACATGCTTGTTCCGGTTCCACAGGTGACGGCAAGTAGTGGTGGTGGATTTTGTTGCAATAATTCTAATGCACCAATACAACTAGCGGCGATAAGTCTACCGACATTTTCGGGTATCTATAATGAATGGCCTACGTATTACGACATTTTTGGAATAATGGTACACAAAAACGATCGAATAAGCGACATTCAACGGTTTTTCCATTTGCGTGCATCGTTATCGGGTGAAGCGGCTCAAGTCATACAAGGCATAGAGACGACCGCCGCCGCCAATTATAGTATCGCATGGGAAAGTTTGATTGCcaggtataacaataaaaaggtGCTTATTCAATCACATACTAGAGGCCTGTACGAATTATCAGTGATAAACGAAGAATCCAAACAATTAcgaaaattaattgataaattaaattgtcataTCAACGCTTTGGAGTCCTTGGGAGAAAATCCTCGTGGGTGGGGATCCATGTTAATTCATTTAATTACGAGCAAATTAGATATTAGCACCATAAAAGCATGGGAAACAATTGCACCGAAAGACGAGATACCACTAATTCAAGTACTGatacaatttttagaaaaacgttttaaaatagTAGAAGCTGTTGAATCGGTATCACAAATGAATATCAAAGAAAGCTCGGATTCGAAGGgaaataagaaaatcaataaAGGCTATCCCAAGGAGAAAACGTATTATTCATTCGCGGCTACCGATATGACTAAATGTTACAATTGTAATTTACCACATACTATTTATAAGTGCCCTGCATTCCTAGCATTATCAGTACCCGACagaataaataaagtaaatgcACTAAAGTTGTGCAAAATATGTATGCGTCCACACAATGACAAAAAATGTCTtggtaaaaaatgtttcaagtgCCATAAAGCCCACAACACGATGCTACATTTAAATGCGAGCAAAGACGGTGAAGAGAATAAAAGTAATACGATGACAGCCGCGGGTAACGATAATAGTAACACAAGTCGTTCCGATAACGAGACCATACCAATCACAGCACACAGTACAGTCGCAGCGACGGCGGCTGCACCCGATAAACACGTTATGTTATCCACCGCcgtgataaaagtatatgataaaaTGGGTAATGCGATACATTGCCGTGCGCTATTGGACTCTGgatctaaaaacaattttgtcacGGAATATATGGCACAAACTCTTCAATTAGGCCGAAACAAAATAAAGAGCGATATCTCCGGTATAGGTCAATCAATGCACACTATAACGTCCGCGGTGACGGTGAAAATAAGATCCCGCACAAGCGATTACGAAAAAACCATATCTTGCTTAATATTACCCAGATTAACTAATGACATACCCGCACAGGTCATTGACCCAAAACGTATAAATGTAccagataatattgtattggcTGACAACGCATACAATAAGCCGCAaaaaatttatatgttattaggTAATGAATTGTTTTTCGACTTAATGCGTCCCGGGCAAATTAAATCGACCAGTGCCGGGCCAATTATACAAGAGACGAGGTTAGGATGGATAATTGCTGGTCCTATACCAAAATGCAAGAATAATACCGATCGGGGAAATATTACGTTACTAAGCGaaatcgtaataaataatttggagGATCAAATCTCGAAATTTTGGCGCTTAGAAACTGTatcaaatgataaaaataattatacaatggaAGAAAAGGCTTGTCAAGCGTATTTTAATCAAACCGTTCGCCAAGGCGTAGAtggtaaatttattgtaaaattaccatttaaaactgaaataaaagAAATAGGAAATTCTTACCCGGCTGCGCTACGACG TACTACTACTAGACTGCGCGTGGTATTTGACGCGTCATGCAAAACGGACATAGGACTTAGTTTGAATGATGCGTTGTTAAAGGGTCCCACTATACAGGAGGAATTGATTACTATTTTGGCTcgttttagaaaacataaattcGCGTTCTCCGCAGACGTATCAAAAATGTATCGCCAAATATGGGTGGACCCGCAGCAGCGTAgctatcaaaaaattatttggcGTGCAAATCCCGAAGAGCCACTGCGTACCTATAGGTTGAACACGGTAACATACGGGACGGTTCCAGCTTCATTTTTGGCGACCGGGTGTTTAGCTAATTTAGCCGAAAAGGAATACTACATGTTTCCTGACGCCTGCGACGTCATTAAATCCGATTTTTACATGGACGACTATTTGGGTGGTGCGGACACCAAAGATAACGCATTAAGGTTACGTAATTCGTTAATTGAAGTTATGCTCCGGGGTGGTTTTCCACTAAGAAAATTGATGTCAAATAGTTCCGAGCTGCTCGCCGATATGCCCAATATAGGAAATAAATCAATGACCATAATGGagcttgaaaataaaattactaaaattttagGCTTATTATGGTGTCCGGAAcgcgatatttttaaatataaaattgaaataacaaCGCTCAACGATCTACCAGTTaccaaaagaaatatattatcacaAATCGCTTCATTATTCGATCTACTAGGACTCGTTGGTCCTATAGTAAAACGcgcaaaaatattaatgcaaaaaTTATGGCAATTACAATGCGATTGGGATAAACCTGTACCGATTGAAGTTCAAAAAGAATGGAAAGGTTATGTaagttctttaaattatttacgtgAATTAGAAATACCTAGATATCTTGGTACCGAAACTGACTATGAAATACAAATACATGGTTTTGCCGACGCTAGTTTATTAGCATACGGGGCATGTTTATACATTCGTTGTtcgagtaataaaaatattcacgtCACCAAACTTATTTGCGCAAAATCAAAAATAGCaccgttaaaaataatatccctACCTCGCCTGGAGCTATGCGCTGCCGTAATACTAGCACGCTTAGCAAATAAAGtcttaccaaaattaaaattaaatataaaaaataaatatttttggacgGACTCGTCTATAACATTAGCTTGGATCACTTCCCCGTCGTCAAGGTGGAAAACTTTCGTGGCTCACCGAGTAAGTGAAATACAGGATATGACCAGGTTAAATGAATGGAATCAC CTTGAAGTCATTGGTCCCATTCAACTCGAAGAACTACGAGCAGCTGAAATTGCCGTTATCAAAATAACACAATCATACTACTGGTCAA AAAATGGAATTATGAGAGTCGGTGGTCGATTAAAAAATGCTCTATATTTAGACCAATGTCAGCGTAGTCCTATTTTAATACCTCAAAATAGCACtattgcaaatataatattgcaaaatGAACATGAAAAATTGATGCACGCCGGTCCTCAAGCTATGTTGGCCAATACACGATTGAA aCTCCGACCTGTTATAGTGGAACCTATAATAGGAAATTTACCAGCGGAACGTAGTGGATTTCGCCGGTCCAATCACAATCAAAACCAGTTTGAGAAAAAGGGCAGCAGTGACTAA